A genomic region of Alnus glutinosa chromosome 11, dhAlnGlut1.1, whole genome shotgun sequence contains the following coding sequences:
- the LOC133881404 gene encoding 2-carboxy-1,4-naphthoquinone phytyltransferase, chloroplastic, translating into MAAAFCNLNPGSGLKKLNEYHLYQSYMTRYFLDSKRSSCFFHNGRKLFQSTYRRQLKFKKGHQSRRVILDSKADYSGTTNEEEKEDAVSKATLIWRAAKLPIYSVALVPLTVGSAAAYFQTGVCSARRYFVLLASSALIITWLNLSNDVYDYDTGADKNKKESVVNIVGSRTGTFIAAYLFLALGFMGLTWASVEAGNMRSIILLACAIICGYIYQCPPFRLSYQGLGEPLCFAAFGPFASTAFYLMQGSTSEMNYLPLGDTILSASVLVGFTTALILFCSHFHQVEGDRAVGKMSPLVRLGTKGGSRVVKVAVIALYFFLFAFGLIKALPFTCIILCALTLPMGNVVVRYVEDNHKDKQKIFMAKYYCVRLHALFGAALAAGLVVSRMVTKGYVPRLIFS; encoded by the exons ATGGCTGCCGCATTCTGCAACCTAAACCCAGGGTCTGGTCTGAAGAAACTAAATGAATACCACCTGTATCAGAGTTACATGACAAG GTATTTTCTGGACTCCAAAAGATCATCATGTTTCTTCCACAATGGAAGAAAACTTTTCCAAAGCACTTACAGAAgacaattaaaattcaaaaaagggCACCAATCTCGACGAGTAATTTTGGATAGTAAAGCAGACTATTCTGGCACTACCaatgaagaggaaaaagaagatgcTGTTTCTAAGGCAACCTTGATATGGAGGGCAGCTAAATTACCAATATACTCTGTTGCTTTGGTTCCTCTCACA GTAGGCAGTGCAGCTGCTTATTTTCAGACAGGTGTCTGCTCAGCAAGGCGTTATTTTGTTCTCTTGGCTTCCTCAGCTCTTATTATCACATGGCTTAATTTAAG CAATGACGTTTATGATTATGATACTGGAGCagataagaacaaaaaagaatctGTTGTAAACATAGTTGGCAG CCGTACAGGAACCTTTATTGCTGCTTATCTATTTCTTGCACTCGGATTCATGGGGCTGACTTGGGCATCTGTGGAGGCTGGAAATATGCGTTCAATAATATTACTGGCATGTGCAATTATTTGTGGTTATATATATCAG TGCCCACCATTTAGGTTAAGCTACCAAGGATTGGGAGAGCCCCTGTGCTTTGCAGCATTTGGCCCATTTGCTAGTACTGCTTTTTACCTAATGCAGGGGAGCACAAG TGAGATGAATTATCTGCCCTTAGGTGACACAATTCTTTCTGCATCAGTCCTTGTTGGCTTCACAACAGCCCTAATCCTTTTCTGTAGTCACTTTCATCAG GTGGAAGGAGACAGGGCTGTAGGAAAAATGTCCCCTCTG GTAAGGCTTGGCACCAAAGGAGGTTCAAGGGTAGTGAAGGTGGCTGTCATAGCACTTTACttctttttgtttgcttttggtCTAATCAAGGCCCTCCCTTTTACTTGCATT ATTCTCTGTGCTTTGACATTGCCCATGGGAAACGTGGTCGTTAGATATGTCGAAGATAACCACAAG GACAAACAAAAGATCTTCATGGCTAAGTACTACTGTGTGAGATTGCACGCATTATTTGGAGCTGCATTGGCTGCTGGACTGGTGGTGTCTAGAATGGTCACTAAAGGATATGTTCCAAGGCTTATCTTCTCTTGA